The stretch of DNA ATCGAGCGGTGGCTCCTCGTCGATGACCATCCGATGTGCCCGGTGACGAAGCAGCCACTACCGAGAGACTCCGACCTCACACCCAACCACACCCTTCGCCGACTCATCCAGGCCTGGTGCGTCGTCAATGCCTCCCGTGGGGTGGAGCGGATTCCCACGCCGAGAGCCCCGGTCGACGGACCCGGCATCCGCAAGCTCGTCCACGGCCTCTCCGCCCCTCGGCTGCAGCTCGACTCCCTGAATCTGATCGCTGCGCTTGCTCGTGAGAACGAGAGCAACCGCCGGTGCATGCTGCAGTATGGCGTCGCCGGTGCGATGGTGGACGTGATCAATACATGCACCGAGCGGAAACAGATGGATCGGATCGACGTAGCTCTCGGTGTCCTCGACTCCCTACGAGCATCTCCTGATGACTTGAAACCCATTGTCGACGGCGATCGCCGCATCATCGACTCGATGACATGGATCCTGCATCATGGAGCGGGCGACGACCGCGACGTTAGATCGACGGCAACTGTGGTCTTGAAGTCCGTGATCGAGGCTGCAGATTCGAGAGTGTTAGAGCAACTGACTCCCGATTTCTTCCAAGCTGTGTTATCCCTCGTCCGCGATCGGATCTCGCAGCGAGGAACCAAAGCCGCGCTGCAGGTCCTGCTACATGCTGCCGCATGGGGAAGGAATCGGATCAAGATAGTAGAGGCCGGCGGAGTGAAGGAGATCGTGGAGCTTGAGCTGACGGCGCCGGACAAGAGGACGACGGAGATCAACCTGGGGTTGCTGAATCAACTGTGCACAACCGCAGACGGAAGGGCTGAGCTCGTGGGCCATGCCGCCGGCATCGCGACTGTCTCGAAGAGGATCCTCCGTGTCTCGTCGCTGGCGGACGATCAAGGGGTCAGGATTCTGTGGTCGCTGTGCAGGTACTCCGCCACCACCGAGGTGCTGCAGGAGATGATGAGTCTGGGGGCTGTCTCCAAGCTGTGCTTAGTTCTCCAAGCAAACTGCCCAGACTCCGTGAAGGAGAAGGCGAGGTTGGTTCTTAGGTTGCACTCTGGGGTGTGGAAGGACTCTCCTTGCCTCCATTCCTATTTGTTGTCAAGATATACTTGATTGGCATCAGCATTTCTGCTCTTAATGTCTTCTTTGGATGTGAATCTACCCAAACAAATGTATATTACTGTCATATATACGCCATTCAATATCAATACACTCTTTCACATCTTTCTATGCCCTATTCATTCAacgttcattcattcattcatatatacataaatatatatatatatatatatatgtgtatatatatatatatatatatatatatatatatatatatatatatatatatatatatatatatatacacacacacacacacacacactatatatatatatatatatatatatatacatattcaaaTTTAAGCACAATAATAATACAAAATTACAAAAATAACTTAGACACATTCAACATACATTTCATTGACACATTTATACTTTCAAATACAATtctagaataatttttttcttatttttcacatattttaatatctatataaaattaaatattatttaaaaatagagACTTGGGTATGCATTTTTTATGTTTTCCAGAATATGTTCTAATTTTTCAATTTCAATATAATGTAaatgtatttttttattgttgCTTTGGTTTACTTTATTTCATTGAACTATTCTTAACTTATTGAATCAGACCAATAGAAAAACCACTATAAATAGAAGTTCGAGAATAGAACATGAAATGATAACTTTTTTTGGGTAAAAAAAAGTATAATCGCTTTTTCCGATAAATAACCCGATTTTTAACAATGTGACTTCGAGAATTTCTGGAGATATTATTTGAAAAACACTAAACCAAGAGCGTTTTCCAAGAAATCACACAATTGGTAACAAATATATTTTGCTCATTTCAATATCATCCTTAAACTTTTTTTcttaaacatattgatataataataattatttttattatcaaaaGTTCATTCAACCCCTACTACTAGACATAATGGATGATAGAGAATCTGCTGAATATGCTATAGTAGCATTAATTACActtagaatattttttttcattaaatTGATAATTACTCATAAGACTAATACTACATATAGCAAGCAGCAGTCTcatgttcatttttattctgaaCTTATTGAACGAATACTATCATCTTTGAGTTTTCGACACTCGAAAACTGACTTGATTATTAAAGGATATTTTtggtgttttttttcttttattttatctctCAAGGTTAGCCGGATGAACTATTCATCAACCCATCAATCATAGACTTGTGTTGTTGAGATCTCGTAATGCTCACTCGTTGGCATCTCAGAATATTTAATCCAATCCATCATAGATAAGGCTTCATGCTTGACATCACTCATTtccacaaacatatatataagaTAGAACATGCATTCACACCCGTTCACAGTATGATTGATTCATGAAGACCAGTTTCGTCTCAGGTATTCTTTGTTCTTAGTAGGATTTTAGAGTAGTTAGCCTCCACATCACCATGATCAGACGATCCATCACGATCTACATTTTATATATTTCTAATTGAAATATTGGATTCAACTTTATTAGAATTCGAGAATAGTTATGGCGTGGTTTATATAGCTTTTTCTTAAATAGGTTTATGTGTTTATGTCTGTGAATGTTAACGTAAGTCATACTGTaatccgtctctctctctctctctctctctctctctctctctctctctctctctctctctcttgggggGACGATGGCGAGGAGTAGATAATGTTTCTTTTTATGTGATTTAGGATATAAATTGTATTTATCCCCAACAATTATGAgacaacaataataatatcaaataatatctaAGATATTTGGGATCGATTTGTAAATAATCATATTCTTAAATAGACTAAgagtatttttaaattttatttatagtttctaatatAGTTTTTATCACTAATAGTAATTATTTCATATCATTTAATTATAACATCTATATGTCTCCTTAAGCACATGCTTATACCATCTTAAATAAAGTTATTATTATATCTCATATcgaaattatatttaattattcgTGAAGAAAAAGTTTGTATGTTAAGATAtacgaaccttttaaattttgaaTTGTATTTTATGTATGTTATGGATTTTGATTCACTGAATAATCAATCATATTGTTATTACTTGTATGACCAACATGTAACTTGCTAAAGAGCTAAAGAAAGTGATGACAttacaaatataaatattatattatattatatggagAACATtacaaatataaattaatattatacCTCTTTTAAACACACACATAAATTTTTAAATGCAATGATCTTCATTTATTATATGTAACTAATCTTTCAAATGTTTTTATACATTAATTTGTGGATAAGAAATATTGTTTTAAGTTGTTCGAGTcttaagaatataaattagatAATATATTCTTTTAACAAAAATTCGGTCATAAGATTTTGGACTCGAATTTACATCTTcgttatttatttatcttttgaaaaaaaatgataattaggGATTTAATGTTGTATGTGATATTTGTATGGCGTATTTAATTAATATGCTATAGATGAGTGTCTTCTCCACTTCGTTTGGGAAGCATGAGGGTTTGTTCTTTATGGGGGGTGACGTGATGTGGCCAAGAGAAGTAGTCATTGCTCCTTGAGGGGCGGTAAGAGTATTATTgtattgtggtggtggtggtggtggtggtggtgggataAGACCCTCACGGGGCTCGAACTGAAGTGGTGCAATTATGTTCCCTTTGTATGTATTCAAAGGGAGGAAGTAAAGgttgaagaaggaagaggaagaggtgagGGTGGAATTAAATGGTATTTATCATCTGACGTAATTCTTCCCCATTATTCTCAACCGTCTCAATTACTGTTgcatttatttgatttttattgtcTTGCGTTCCAAAA from Musa acuminata AAA Group cultivar baxijiao chromosome BXJ2-11, Cavendish_Baxijiao_AAA, whole genome shotgun sequence encodes:
- the LOC135626710 gene encoding E3 ubiquitin-protein ligase PUB23-like, producing MDSVEVPQYFTCPISLQIMKDPVTTITGMTYDRESIERWLLVDDHPMCPVTKQPLPRDSDLTPNHTLRRLIQAWCVVNASRGVERIPTPRAPVDGPGIRKLVHGLSAPRLQLDSLNLIAALARENESNRRCMLQYGVAGAMVDVINTCTERKQMDRIDVALGVLDSLRASPDDLKPIVDGDRRIIDSMTWILHHGAGDDRDVRSTATVVLKSVIEAADSRVLEQLTPDFFQAVLSLVRDRISQRGTKAALQVLLHAAAWGRNRIKIVEAGGVKEIVELELTAPDKRTTEINLGLLNQLCTTADGRAELVGHAAGIATVSKRILRVSSLADDQGVRILWSLCRYSATTEVLQEMMSLGAVSKLCLVLQANCPDSVKEKARLVLRLHSGVWKDSPCLHSYLLSRYT